Proteins encoded by one window of Salvia splendens isolate huo1 chromosome 5, SspV2, whole genome shotgun sequence:
- the LOC121803192 gene encoding norbelladine synthase-like, whose product MYGTISDEMTVGVPATKAWKLCSTLQFPKVVKEALPDLISRIDVVQGDGGAGTILELIFHPGMGGGWKSYKEKFMVLDHEKRVKEVEVVEGGFLDLGFTLYRNRFEVIEVEGNEKQCIIRYAIEYELKEEAAANVALVAIQPLIAIMQHSAEYLLRNNGN is encoded by the exons ATGTACGGAACAATCTCTGATGAGATGACGGTTGGCGTACCAGCAACCAAAGCTTGGAAGCTCTGTAGCACTCTCCAGTTCCCCAAAGTTGTGAAGGAAGCCCTCCCCGACCTCATCAGCCGGATCGACGTCGTCCAAGGCGACGGCGGCGCCGGAACCATTCTCGAGCTCATTTTCCATCCAG GGATGGGAGGGGGATGGAAGTCGTACAAGGAGAAATTCATGGTGTTGGATCACGAGAAGCGTGTGAAGGAGGTAGAGGTGGTGGAAGGTGGATTTCTGGATCTAGGGTTCACGCTGTATCGTAAtagattcgaagtgatagaggtggaggGAAACGAGAAGCAATGTATAATTCGTTATGCGATCGAGTACGAGCTCAAAGAGGAAGCTGCAGCGAATGTTGCGCTCGTTGCCATTCAACCACTCATTGCCATCATGCAACACTCTGCTGAGTATTTGCTCCGCAACAATGGCAATTGA
- the LOC121802415 gene encoding D-xylose-proton symporter-like 2 gives MASDVERPRFSSISKDGASSGEIGTEQEPLLKNGSNEVEEYSVVSAILPFLFPAFGGLLYGYDIGATSSATISIQSATLSGISWYNLSSLQVGLITSGSLYGALIGSILAFNVADFLGRRKELIVSAVTYLVGGLLTALAPSFTLMVIGRFIYGIGIGLAMHAAPMYIAETAPSQIRGRLISLKEFFIVLGMLVGYIAGSLLVDIVTGWRYMYGVSVPLSLIMGVGMWWLPASPRWILLRVVQGKGDAQVLRKVAIDCLCQLRGAAIGESAPQKVDEILSELSYMCEEQEATLAEVFQGKCLKALIIGGGLVLFQQITGQPSVLYYAATIFQSAGFPEASDATKVSVLLGLLKLIMTGVAVLVVDRLGRRPLLLGGVSGITVSLVLLGSYYSFLGDVPALAVVALLVYVGCYQLSFGPIGWLMISEIFPLRQRGRGLSIAVLINFGANAAVALAFSPLQELLGAGAVFFIFGGIAILAIIFIFFYIPETKGLTLEEIEAKIL, from the exons ATGGCTTCCGATGTCGAGCGACCGAGATTTTCCTCCATTTCTAAG GACGGAGCGTCTTCCGGTGAAATTGGTACCGAGCAAGAGCCTTTATTGAAGAATGGAAGCAACGAAGTTGAGGAGTATTCTGTGGTTTCTGCAATTCTTCC GTTTCTGTTCCCCGCTTTTGGAGGACTGCTGTATGGTTATGATATTGGAGCTACATCTTCTGCTACTATTTCCATTCAG TCGGCCACACTTAGTGGAATCTCATGGTATAACTTGTCTTCTCTGCAAGTTGGTCTAATT ACCAGCGGCTCACTTTATGGTGCACTGATAGGCTCAATTTTGGCATTTAATGTTGCCGACTTCCTAG GAAGAAGAAAGGAATTGATTGTTTCTGCTGTCACATACCTTGTTGGAGGTCTTCTAACAGCTTTGGCTCCTAGTTTTACTCTCATGGTGATTGGGCGTTTCATTTATGGAATAGGAATTGGGCTG GCAATGCATGCTGCACCAATGTACATTGCTGAAACAGCTCCTAGTCAAATACGAGGGCGGCTTATCTCTCTTAAGGAATTCTTCATAGTTCTTGGAATGCTA GTTGGGTATATTGCTGGTAGCCTTTTGGTTGACATTGTCACTGGCTGGAGATACATGTATGGAGTTAGTGTACCTCTATCACTGATAATGGGAGTTGGAATGTGGTGGCTTCCTGCATCTCCTAGATGGATACTTCTACGAGTGGTACAGGGAAAAGGAGATGCTCAGGTTTTAAGAAAAGTTGCCATAGATTGCTTATGTCAATTGCGAGGTGCAGCTATAGGTGAATCAGCTCCTCAGAAAGTGGATGAGATTTTGTCTGAGCTTTCTTACATGTGTGAAGAGCAAGAAGCTACGCTAGCTGAGGTATTCCAGGGTAAGTGCTTGAAAGCACTTATCATTGGTGGTGGGCTAGTCCTCTTTCAACAG ATTACAGGAcaaccaagtgtgttgtactaTGCCGCAACAATTTTTCAG AGTGCAGGATTTCCTGAAGCATCAGATGCAACTAAGGTGTCTGTTCTACTTGGTTTATTGAAG CTGATTATGACGGGGGTGGCCGTTTTGGTTGTGGATAGGCTGGGTAGGAGACCATTGCTACTTGGAGGTGTATCTGGCATT ACTGTATCTCTAGTTCTACTAGGATCGTATTACTCTTTCCTGGGTGATGTACCTGCTTTGGCAGTTGTTGCTTTGCTCGTATACGTTGGATGTTACCAG CTATCATTTGGTCCAATTGGTTGGCTGATGATCTCCGAGATTTTCCCGTTGCGTCAAAGGGGACGAGGATTGAGTATCGCTGTTCTCATAAATTTCGGTGCGAATGCAGCTGTGGCATTGGCATTTTCTCCACTGCAG GAATTGCTTGGGGCTGGAGCTGTGTTTTTCATCTTCGGAGGGATAGCTATCTTAGCTATTATTTTCATCTTCTTTTATATACCTGAAACAAAGGGGCTTACCTTGGAGGAAATTGAAGCTAAAATTCTCTAA